From the Anguilla rostrata isolate EN2019 chromosome 5, ASM1855537v3, whole genome shotgun sequence genome, the window GCCCCCCTGACCTAGGGACATAAATACTTCTTGGGATAATTCACCTCTTTAAATCCCAATTTTTTTATCAGGctaccctgttttttttttacattttgtgttcacTCCATCCTCAAAATGGAGGGAGGTTATGTAGGTAGCTTCATGTTCAAATCATAGAACAAAATAGGagccatatttaaaatacatttattttcaatactACAAATCACTGACTGACTTTAATCAGAACACACCCTTTTAACTGCTGGACTGCTTGTCTTTTGGAAGTGcgtttgttattttattctgagGAAGACCAGCTAATTTATGGTTTATAACTGTCTGTGTCAGGtatttcatgaatttaaaaaaagggtctTTTTCAAGATAGTGTtgctattatttttcaaatagtGCCATGTCATTTtagaatgtaatttattttctatatgTGCAATGTAGTATGTTGATATGcagaatactgaaaatatatttcaaatatttaggattatgcatttttaatgtgttataTTTTTGACTCTGAAGTCAGTCTTTCTTTCTGCACCCCTGGGAGGTGCTGATCTAACACAGATGCTGAAGCAGGATGTATTTAGCCAGACTGGGAGATGCTGATCTTATGCAAAACCTGTGCAGGATGTTCTCAGGCTAAGCAAGGCTGCTCTAGCAGACAGGGGCTGGTGTCACATGTGTAAAGAGCAAGGAGTTCTCAGAGAAGGACTGTTCCAGGGCTTGTACAGCAGGTTTCAACTGctcacacttgtgtgtgtgcgtgtgtgtgtgtccgtgcatatgtgtgtgtgtgcgtgtgtgtgtgtgcgtttgtgtgtgtgtgtgcgtgtgtgtgtttctctgtgtgtgtgtgtgtttgtgtgtgtgtgtgtgtgtgtccatgtgtgtgttctgtactgCAGCGGTGAAGTTTGGCCGAATGTCTAAGAAGCAGAGGGACAGCCTGTACGCGGAGGTGCAGAAGCAccggctgcagcagcagcagcgcgaccaccagcagcagccgggggaggcggagcctctCACGCCCACCTACGGCCTGTCCGCCAACGGCCTGACCGAGCTGCACGAGGACCTCGGCGGCTACATGGACGGCCACACCCCCGACGGCGCCAAGGCCGACCCGGCCGTGGGCGGCTTCTACCTGGACATCCAGCCCTCGCCCGACCAGTCCGGCCTGGACATCAACGGCATCAAGCCGGAGCCCATCTGCGACTTCGCCCCCGGCTCCGGGTTCTTCCCCTACTGCTCCTTCACCAACGGGGACACCTCCCCCACCGTGTCCATGGCAGAGCTAGGTGAGGGTGCGACGGGGGCCGGTGGGGGATCGGGGGGCGATGAGGGGGTGCTGGGGCAAAAGGGGGTttggagggtgggtgggggaagaGCACAACCAGGGGGCAATTGAGACAAAAGGTGGCTTAAAATAGCAGGAGTTTTGAAAACTCATCTGCCAAACTCATTAGCGAGCGcattttttgtaattagtttCCGTTAATTAGGGCCAATCAGGATCCAGCAGGGCACATGCCAGGGGAAATCATTTTTGAGGCTCCCAAGTGCTTTGGaatacttttctttttgtttttttttctgtacgtttcatgcatttttctgtGAATTATATTTTGTCATCGCTCCACCCATCCCCTCtctattttattcattcagtttGAATCAGGctggctccacacacacacacacacacacacatatgcacaaacacacacacacacacacacactcacacatgcggaCATACATctacgcacacacccacacacaagcacgcacacactgatTCTTTTTCCTCATTGAAGGCTttggaaatgaacagaatgtaACAGGACAGTCCCGTTATGAACTGCCCACATTCTCGTAGTGATTGGGCTGGATATAATTGCTTTCTACTGCTGTTGTTTTCGCAGAACATCTGGCCCAGAACATCTCCAAGTCCCACATGGAGACGTGTCAGTACCTGCGGGAGGAGCTCCAGCAGATGACCTGGCAGGCcttcctgcaggaggaggtggaaaACTACCAGAACAAGGTACTGCGTGGTCACCCTCCACAGCCAGGGGGCGCTCATTAGTCCAGGACTAGTCTCGGGCCTCCGCTACACCAGCAGCTCAGTAACCAGACGTTGTGAATTCCATTTCTGTTCCAGCCCCGGGAAGTCATGTGGCAGCTGTGTGCCATCAAAATCACTGAGGCCATCCAGTACGTGGTGGAGTTCGCCAAGCGCATCGATGGCTTCATGGAGCTGTGTCAGAATGATCAGATCGTGCTTCTGAAAGCAGGTACGCTGGTTCAGCAGCCTTGACGTgggttggtgggtgggtgggggggggccgaGGGGCCATCCCAATATggagacaggggagaggggtatCAAAGCTGTCTATGAGAACGTGCTAATGATGAGCAATgttatgtgtgtgatgtggtgtatTCTGCAGGTTCTTTGGAGGTCGTGTTCGTGAGAATGTGTCGTGCCTACGACTCTCAGAACAACACAGTCTATTTCGACAGCAAGTATGCAGGGCCAGATGTCTTCAAATCATTAGGTGAGTGTTTATCCACTGTGGGTTCATGCACGCcacctcgtgtgtgtgtgtgtgtgtttgtgtgtgagagtgatctcatgtacagtatgtgtgcttgtgtgtatttagtGCTGTGAATCAGGGTGATTCAGAGCCTGGGCAAGTGACTTTATCCTGATCCCAGAGTCTTTGTGAATCCCCAGTCACAGGTTGtgatcattctctctctctctctctttctctctccattctggCAGGATGTGATGATTTGATCACCTCGGTCTTTGAGTTTGGGAAGAACCTATGCTCTATGCATCTGTCTGAAGACGAAATCGCTTTGTTCTCTGCATTTGTGTTAATGTCTGCAGGTAAGCaaggtttgttaaaaaaaactcagagaGAAATCACACAAAGAATTATGGCCACAAACGAGATATTGTTCCGTAGCCCTGTTCGTTCATCCATGCTTCCGTGATCACAATGGCTCAAATCCCTGAAATACCTTCTGTAAATGCACTGTAACACATTCTGTTTGCTTCCCTGAACACATAACAGCACTGGTATTTAGCAGTATTTTCTTAAACTGCAtttgacatacagtataacggtgtgtgattgtgttaaTAGATATTTGCTACTTTTTGGAAGGATATTAAAAGCAGTGTTcctggccctggttttcttGGTTGAAGTTGCTTCTGTGATTTTTGTTAACCTCTCCTGTCCCTTCCTTCCCCAGATCGCTCCTGGCTTCAGGAGAAGGTCAAGGTGGAGAAGCTGCAGCAGAAGATCCAGCTGGCCCTTCAGCACATCCTGCAGAAGAACCACCGGGAGGACGGAATTTTGACAAAGGTACCGGTTGCCGAGCTACCGCGCACAGGCCTAAGCAGCCGAACAGGCTCCCATCTGGGCTCTGGCCTGGGCTGggtgctctttttttaaagtgaaaacatcAAAAAGTCACACACCAAAATGTCTGCCTTCTTATTCCATCAGGCCACGGCACGTGCACTTTAACCCAGGGCTCGGCTTATTTTGGAAATGCTGCCTGTACGGGCACTCGTGTGCGCTGTATATGCTAAAGAAAGGCTGCGtgctaattattttcattaagtGCTCCAGAAGAATTTCGCACTTGATCCTGAAAGTGAGCAGATTAATGACCCCCTGCTCTTTTTGCATCAGATGTGTAAAAGCTAATCTGGGAGTACTTCCCCAGCATGCCCCATCCCCCAGCTTGCCCCCCTCCCACTTCAGTTTCTCTAGaatcacactctctctgttcttttcaCAGTTGATATGCAAAGTGTCAACACTGCGAGCCCTGTGCAGCAGACATACGGAGAAGCTCACGGCTTTCAAAGCAATATACCCGGACATTGTTCGCACCCACTTCCCCCCCCTTTACAAGGAGCTTTTCGGTTCGGACTTCGAGCAGTCCATGCCTGTGGATGGGTAACGGCCCGCCGCGGGCGTAGGCTCCGCCCACCACGCCGGAGGGAGCGGAGCTGAACCAATCCGAGACACTTTACTGGTGCACTTCCCACACCGGGACAGCCAATCCGCTGCACAATTCGGGGAGGGTGGCGGGCTTTTATCGTTCTTCTTTTCATTGTTAAAATTCTGTtctcttgttgtttttgttttctttattgcGCGTGGGATTCTTTACCCGCATGGAAAGGAGCGGTGATGAAACTCTGATGTAACTTCCTTTTCGAGCTGAACTTGGCCTTTATATGCATCTATTGTCAAAATGTTTCTCAAAGCCGACCTGGAACAACCACTTACTGTATATAAGGTGTCATTGGtgatataaatatgtatttaaatagaAATCAAAAATTGTGCTAATATTGCAAGAACCATTCCCACTGTCTGCACCAATTAAAATTTCTTTGGTGCTGTattaggtatggggcatgccttGCCAGGCCATAACTTGGCTGATGGCATACATGCTATCCAAATAATTTCTTTCAGTGTCAAAAGTTAATTCGGGTTGCACCTTTATCACAGAGAAAAGGATGATTCTACAGACACTCTGTGTGCAGTTGTAGCAGTTATTTACCCCAGTGCATTGATTAGGAGCTATATGCATGTCCTGGTCAAGTTCGACCCTTTTATCTTCTGATTTAGTGTTTTACTGACTTTTCCTTTGGAGTGCTGTGCTCAGGAGGCATGCCTCCAGTGAccgggggcagggagagagagcacggtGGGTTGAGTTTGGTCTGCCCGCCACGGTGATGTACAAAATGCACCTTTTTACGGACAATCGTCTAAATGTAGAATTCTGGTAATTCTAGTTTTGAAAAGAATAACTTTAGCTGTCACAAAACTCCATCCTTCATGGTTGCATAGTGAAATCATGTGAGGCCGTCTGCTTTAAATCCTTCACTGCTGAGATGTCCCAGGCAAACTTGGGGGTACTGACAGAATTTAAAGGGTCCATTCCacctgttttttaaatgtgctacaGGGTATACAGTAGTAAGTACTTACtatacagatttaaaaaaaatgtttttagattctattttaaataacatgtaTGATATTAGTGGTTAGACTATTCTTTATTGTTGAATTGATAAGGCACTTTTTATTTGCACCGTTCTTTTATTTAAGACTCGCGTATTACCTAGTGATGTGTTGCATGTGCGGAAGAGATACTGGTTTTACCACAGTCGTGCGAGGCTAGGATTGAGAGAAATTGATGCTGGGTTTTTGGCTGTGAGATTACATGAGAAGCAGATAAGCCACTTTTAATCCATTCCCCTCAATCAGTGACAAGAGCTGTCATCGTTCTCCACAAACAGCTTCCCAAGAGCTCGGTTTAACCGACAGTGGCAATGCCAGGAAATGGGAAATGGCTGTTAGGAAACAAAGAGGCAGTACTACACTGTGCCCGAGGCTGTTTTTCGGGCTCCCTTCACATTTCTGCCAAGACCCCTGAATGGAGGAGTGTATGTTTAAATGCACCTCCACATTTTCTAGGGGTTGTTGCATAACCAGATGTAATTTCTAGGTCTTGTCCAAGTCCGCAGGTGGTCTGCCCACTAATCTCCAACCACAGTGTAGAGAGGGATCCGGTGTCAACTTGTGATTAAAAATAGGATCAATGGTGAGGTGTGAAATGAGAGTACAGTGACtgagcaagtgagtgagtgtgtgagggaaagACTGGAAGAGctagagagtgaatgagtgagctcGTGAACGGGTGAATGAGTGAGGGTAACAGATAAGTAAGTGCATGCGCATGTGACTCAGACCACAAATTAGTTAGTGGATAAGCAAACGACAGAGAGCAGGGAAGTTAGTGAACGGGTGAGCAGGCGCCCAGCACATGCTTGTGTATTGCACCTCACAGTGGTGCTTACACACCTCTTTAAACTGAGGGCTTCAAGCGGGAAAGAGTGTGAACTACCAGTCTGTCCGTTTATATAAAACTGCAGGTCCCTTTTCAGCAGTAGTCTCATCCTAAAACAAaagtagatttttaaaatattggaaaTATCTCTGTATGTGCAGTTTTGCCTACTGAAAAGACACAAGGACCTTCCACTTTTGGACATTTGAAAATAGTCCCTTGTGAAGACTACTTCAGATTCAAAATAGAGGTTTTAGGATTTGCTGGAGCTCCTCGAAAGTTACTGCTCTCTGTAGACTGGTAGACTTCGTTGAGTTCATTTGAGATTTTTTCCCTATACAAACTGGAAAATAGACTGATCTCAGCAACTTTATGTCTGTGAGACTCGCTGATAAACTTCACATGTTCCTGGGGGAGGGACTGCCAAGAGGACATTGTGTGGTGTATTAAAGAAACGCATCTGCCTGGTCTATTTTCAGACATTGGAGCTGTGAGGTTTTGAGAAAGATGCATTGTAAAATAGTGCCACCTACTGGCTGCAAACAAGATAGCAGTCAGAGGGAACAGGGAATGTGCTTGCAGCTCTGTTTTGATGAACCCCAACAGTCCAATTCCTTGTCAGCTGATCAGTATGTGAGTACAGTGtacgtctgtgtctgtgtctgtgtgtgaacagTTTGGTGATTGCCTCTCTACAGTAAGTCCTCAGCcagctgtgatttttttgccattggatggaaaaggaaaagagagagaaatagactGTTCAAAGCCTTGTCTGGTTGTAAAGGTTCTATTTTTATAACCCATAATAAATGACATGAAAGTGTGTAAGAGAGATGACAGACAGCACTTATAGTATTCTTGCAATACAAAGAGTAGGAGTGATTTGTGTAAATATGAGAAAAGTTCAGTTGTAATACGAGTGCTTTCACAAAAtgctttgctgttgtttttcttgcttGTGTTGTGGTCCAACCTTACCATTTGTACCTTATCGTGCCATAGTAAATAGTCATGCTAGGTTCTTTCCAGTTTTATGAAGATGGACAGTGTTGTGTTGACATTCCAGGAGCCAGGATGTTGACTTTTGGAGTGGTGGCACCAGTTAGGCTTATTCATTTGAGAGATCATCGCACAGTTggttgctttctttttctttttctgtttttttgcacattgtCTTCATTCCTCTGCAGTGCAATATGTACATGACTCCACTGTGGTGTACTGTTAACCCTCAGGGAagtgtgaaagaaaataaaataaaaaacagttacagttacCGTTGAAAgaaggttttgtttgttttctattgACTATATTTAATATGCTCATTCCAGAATGGAATGTTAGTGATCCAAAAGgatagagaggaagagaagcacCATTGAAATCTTGTATGTATGATGGACGGAAAACAGCTGTCTTAGGAGATCGACTTGAGTCTCCAGAACCCGAGCATACGGAAATTAATTAGGATTGTTCATACGTATGTCTTTGGCACTCAGATAtaagaacacacaaacatacagtgtCTAAGAACGAAACCTATAGATTCTTTTGCTAAAGCTGGTTACTTATTTTAAGTCAGTCTTCTCCAAtctcaaactttttttctctatataaaatatatgcttAGTATGCCAGTCAGACAATTTTGGTATATGTAATACCATTCAGACAAATTAAGATTCCAGTAATGTCATCAGGTTAGTGTCACAAAATTTGAGTTGAATGGATTTGTCGTACTTCCTTGTGGAAACAGTTCTTAATATTTATATACGTGTGTTTTGTTATAGAAGGTGAGGGAAGCAATATTTTACTATGCGCAGTTTCAGCTCTAGAATCCCTGTGTTTACTATGTTTCCCTGTGCCATCTGAATTGCAGACCTGTATATAGCTTCCAGTATCTACATTCTTAAAGTTTAGAAACACACTCTCAAACTGTGAATGACAATCCATGTACATAGGTACCTCCAAGTTGTGAAGTATGGGTTTTGAATTAGAAAATTAATGCtcagggaaaaataaattattgtattAAAGTAGTGAGGTCATTTTGTGGGAAATCTGTTTCTCCAGGTATGCACTTGAACTGACATACATGCTTAGCTCTTTTGGGAGAAAAGTTATTCCATACTTTTGATTTAAGATGCggatttcatttgaaaacaagctgaaaatgcataatttccTAAGTGCAGGGTGCAAACTGGTGCATttcagggttgtttttttttctgtttttgttcgTGCAAGAATAAGGGAGACGTATTTGCAGAGTTGTTTATTGTAATACTCCTCGATTATATATTTGGATAAATGTTGTGccatcctgaaaaaaaagaactttacTGGACACTATTACAGTAACAGCAAAGCCCACGCTAGTACTGCAGCACACTATTTTAACATCGTATGTGTATGCCGCAAGAAATCGTCAGTCTGTCAATGCTCATTTGTCAGTGGTAATTATACAGAAATTGATTATGTAATGGAGACACTGATTATAGCCTGTTTATTGGAGCACTTTGGAGTCTGAGGATCCCGTAGCATCCTTTCTGCCACGTACTTAGTCAGATCCTCCTTTACCAGCTGTTAGGCCACTTCTCTGTTGTTCAGCACTCGCCAAGATTGCCatgttttttgggaaaaattCAGCTTTCTAATGTTACCTAACGCAGCCGATTGTGAGTAGTTTCTCTTTCTGCAAGTTATCACAGAGTCACTCCATGAGTGATTTTGGGTTTTACTGGGGTAAACTTTTTTCAGCTTAGTGCCAAAtgaacaccaccccccccccccccccttctgtgcCTAGCACAGCGATAGATTCTACCCTTTGTGCAAATCTTGTACACTAGCGATACGGGTTTTAGAGGGTAATCACTGCTGCGGGAGCTGTTGAACAAACAGCGGTGAAACACCCTTTCATACCATCTGGTGCTAAACAATGTCTGCTTCACATA encodes:
- the LOC135255516 gene encoding nuclear receptor ROR-alpha A isoform X1; protein product: MESPPDPASDPGNSASEPATPVRDTPVNLETLRKADQQAPVRRQTCSSTNRGISVTKKTHTSQIEIIPCKICGDKSSGIHYGVITCEGCKGFFRRSQQSNAAYSCPRQKNCLIDRTSRNRCQHCRLQKCLAVGMSRDAVKFGRMSKKQRDSLYAEVQKHRLQQQQRDHQQQPGEAEPLTPTYGLSANGLTELHEDLGGYMDGHTPDGAKADPAVGGFYLDIQPSPDQSGLDINGIKPEPICDFAPGSGFFPYCSFTNGDTSPTVSMAELEHLAQNISKSHMETCQYLREELQQMTWQAFLQEEVENYQNKPREVMWQLCAIKITEAIQYVVEFAKRIDGFMELCQNDQIVLLKAGSLEVVFVRMCRAYDSQNNTVYFDSKYAGPDVFKSLGCDDLITSVFEFGKNLCSMHLSEDEIALFSAFVLMSADRSWLQEKVKVEKLQQKIQLALQHILQKNHREDGILTKLICKVSTLRALCSRHTEKLTAFKAIYPDIVRTHFPPLYKELFGSDFEQSMPVDG
- the LOC135255516 gene encoding nuclear receptor ROR-alpha A isoform X2 gives rise to the protein MMYFVISAMKAQIEIIPCKICGDKSSGIHYGVITCEGCKGFFRRSQQSNAAYSCPRQKNCLIDRTSRNRCQHCRLQKCLAVGMSRDAVKFGRMSKKQRDSLYAEVQKHRLQQQQRDHQQQPGEAEPLTPTYGLSANGLTELHEDLGGYMDGHTPDGAKADPAVGGFYLDIQPSPDQSGLDINGIKPEPICDFAPGSGFFPYCSFTNGDTSPTVSMAELEHLAQNISKSHMETCQYLREELQQMTWQAFLQEEVENYQNKPREVMWQLCAIKITEAIQYVVEFAKRIDGFMELCQNDQIVLLKAGSLEVVFVRMCRAYDSQNNTVYFDSKYAGPDVFKSLGCDDLITSVFEFGKNLCSMHLSEDEIALFSAFVLMSADRSWLQEKVKVEKLQQKIQLALQHILQKNHREDGILTKLICKVSTLRALCSRHTEKLTAFKAIYPDIVRTHFPPLYKELFGSDFEQSMPVDG